AAGCTGCCACGGTATATATAACATGTATGATTGATAACAGTTTTTGGTTGAGAGTAGGTTTGATTAACATTGATAGAAGTGTTAGATGCTGGCGACAGCTAGTATGCAGTTATGAAGCATTATGAATAGACATTTAGGTATGTCATTCTGCATTAATTAGGCCAATAATTAGTCCAGTAAACTAGTCCAGTAAATAGTTCCAGTAAATAACCCCAGCAAATAACCCAATACACCTGACAGCCACGACTTAAGCCTTGTTATTAAAGTATGCTGACTGCCCAGTGATACGCCTAATGAACATTAGCTCACTGTTTAAGTGAAACTACTTCTGCATATACCGAAAGTGCTTATCTAAAAGCTCTTGTTTAGGCGAAAGGCGTTGTTTCAAATAACACCAAAAGAAAAAGACATATCACCATAAGCGATATGCCTTTTAAGGGAGAACTGTTTTTGGGCGCACGTACAGCTATTGTTCAATAACAGTAGCAAGCAGTGCTATTAAATTTGCGTCTATTAAATTATTTCCCGCGCTTGATCGTTCTGAGCTATATTTGCGAGCGGTATTTTCGAACTAAAGCGCAGCTCAGCAAGCCACTCACTAATAGCCAAATAGTATGTGGCAGCGGTACACTGGCAACTTGGCTATCAAAGCTAATTTGCTGCAACCCAAAGAAACGATTAACGCCGCCACCGCCGTTAAAGAACTCAATTCGACTAATACCTGAAAATGCCGAGAGATCAAAGCTCGCTAAACTAGCCGTAAGATCGTTGCCGGTAGCAAGCTCAGCGAGGTTTTCATCAAAAATACGCCACGTCATTAGGTTAGCTTCCGGGCCAAAGCCGTTAAAATCAAACATCAAGTTATCGACTAAGCCATTAAAGTCGACTCGTAAAATCGAGTTAGTGGGAAACAGAAAAGGTTGTGACGAATTAAATAAATAACCACCGCCAAACGCGCTAAGCTTGATCGGGTCACCGGCGATGCCATCCCCGACTAGCGAAAAGTTGGTATCCCCCACCGTGGCGTAGTTGCCATCTGGCAGCGCATCAAAGTCAATAAGTGTGGCCTGCACCGATAGCGGTAGTGCCAAGCATATCCCTAGCCACCAAGATTTACTCACTATGTTTTTTATCATCATCGTTTCCTGCTTATCATGTTGTTACTATAGGTAGTTCTACTAGCTACTCTTTATTTTTATGACATCAGTTATCAGACAATAAGTCACCGATAAACGCTGGGTAACTGCATGACTAAACTACATAAAAGCGATAAATTAAATTTTTTATTAGTGTTGTGCCAACAAAGCCTCGCTGCCTTGAGGCAGCTTCATTTCCTCATCTTTATCGGTGACGCGATTCACTGGCCACTGCACATCCATACTTTCCAACTCTTGTTTTAAGCGACTCGCAAGTTGGGCAAGTTTAACCGGATAGCGCTGCGCTAAATTGTGCTGCTCGGTCAGATCGGTTGCTAAGTCATACAATAACCAAGTGCGGCTGTTATACAGATAAATGACTTTCCAATCGCCTAGACGCATTGCACTGTGTGGCTCGTAGCCGGGACCATGCGGCCCCCACACATGCGGGTAGTGGAAAACAACCGGACGCATCACTTGTTTATCGGTGGCTTGCCAAAATTGACGGGTGTCCATGCCATCTAACGGGTAGCCTTGGGGTAAATGTTGTTTTGCATCGGCAACCGCAACTAAGGTTGGGAATAAATCTTCAATCATTACTTGCTGATACGACATTTTATTAACCGCGATTGGCAGCGCTTGTTGCATCGCAGCTTGTTGATCTGGCTTGGCCCACGCAACAATATAAGGTACGCGAGTTCCTCCTTCATAAGCAGAGCCTTTTCCTGAATGTAGTGGCCAGTTATGACTATTAAGCTCAGTGCCACGTGGCGTGGTTTGGCGGCTATGACCAGATAAACCACCATTATCTGAGGTAAACACCACTAAGGTATTCTCAGCGATACCTAACGCCTCTAAATGCTGAAGCACGCCACCTACACTGTCATCCATACCTTCTACTAATGACGCATAATTCTCTTCCACTTCAGGAATATCAATATCGGTATCTTGGTAGGTTTTATTTTGATAATGCTTGACCAGACGCGGATGCGCTTCAATCGGTGTATGGACCGCGTAGTAGGCCATATTTAAAAAGAAAGGTTTGCCTGTTTGCTGCGCTTTAGTAATTTCTTGCTTAGCTTTCTCAGTTAGTACGTCAGTTAGATGCACCTTTTTTTGATGGTACTCTGCTAGACTCGGCACCCCTTGAGGCAAACCTTCAGCCCCTTCCATGCCATTGCCAAAATTCTTCTCGCCCCAATAGGAGGCAGGCGCCCCTGCGGCATGGCCGGCAATATTGACATCAAAGCCTAAATTTTTCGGCTCGGCCCCTTGAGTACCGTAAGCGCCAAAATGTGCTTTGCCGACATGAATCGTGTGATAACCCGCCTGTTGTAGTGTTTTCGCTAGCGTCACATCATTTGGCTGTAAGCCTTCGGTGCGCCAATCGCGAGGCGCAGCGTTTGGCCCCCAACTGCCGGAATGATCAATATCCGGTAATTTCGTCCAGTTACTGACATGGTGACGGGTCGGATTTTGCCCGGTCATTAGTGACACCCGACTAGGCGAGCACACCGCATGCGAATAGGCTTGGGTAAACTTCACCCCTTTTGCCGCCAGCGCTTCCATATTGGGTGTTCGAAAATGCTGGTTCGCTGGCGTTGGCTGGGCAGTAAAAGCCAATGACGTATCTTGCCAGCCCATATCATCCACCAAAAACAGCACAATATTAGGTTGCTCGCTTGACTGCGACTGTTGGCTATCTGATGTTGTTGCCAATGCTTGCGCTTGGCCAGTTAGCAAGCCAATGGCGAGGCTGGCGAATACAGCACCTAATCTGCTGACAGTGAAATGCTTAGCGTGAGTAACTCTATGTGTTTTTATCATTATTATCCCATTCCTAACGCTAGTAATGCTTATCCGCTGCTCATTGACTCAGTATTGTCAGTTAGCAACCAACTAGCCAATAATCGGCGTCGTATATAAAACCAAAGGTATGAATTCAGCTTATCATACAAGATGAAAAATAACAGTGCTAAAAACCAAAAGGGTTTACACTGAGCCACTAAGTTTTCAAGACCAAGCTTTCACTACCAAGTTTTCGCCAAAGCTAGCGCGAACACTAAAGATATCAGTAAGTAACTTAATCGGCTTTCACTAATTCAAGTCGAATACCGGCATCAATCAATGCTTGCTGATACGCTTGTGGTAACTTGCTATCGGTAATTAACACATCAATATCAGCAACATCACAAATAATATGTAGCCCTTGCTTACTAAACTTAGACGAGTCAGCAACCGCAATAATTTCCACATTGGCTTGACACATCACCCGATTTAAGTGGGCTTCTGGTTCAAAATGCGTGGTAATGCCAGTCGCGACATCAAAGCCATCAACCCCCAGAAATAACTTATTAAAGCGATAACTGCTTAAGCTGGCTTCCGCTTGACGACCATAAAACGACAGAGATTTCTTTCTAAGTTGCCCGCCCGTTACCATAACTTCTGACGACGGGTGCTTAGCTAACTCAGAGGCGATATTGAGGCCATTGGTCATCACCACTAAGTTTTCCTTGGCAAACAGTGCTTTGGCGACTTCTAAGGTGGTGGTACCGGAATCAATTATCAGGTTATCACCATGTTCAACAAACTGCGCAGCACGCTCCCCAATGGCCTCTTTAATGGCATGGTTTTGCTGTTTTTTCTCACCAATTGATAATTCTTGTGAGAGTGCTTTAGTGATCCGCTCACTGGCCACAGCACCACCGTGCGACCGCACCAACAGCCCTTTTTTATCTAAATAGTTAAGATCAGTGCGGATGGTGACGGTCGACACCGCAAATTGGGCAGCTAAGGCCGGTACTTCGACTCGGCCATCTGCTTGCAACAGGCTTAAAATACTTTGTCTACGCTCTAGAGTTGACATTACAGCTCTCAGATATTGCTAACTGGCGACGATTATACATGTTTTGCAATCGCTTTTGATTTTGACCAGCGCGCAATTTTATGACCATAAACCGCATACCAGAGGATCACCAGATAACAAGGTAACATGATCCAATACGAACTTTGTGAGTTACCACTCGACTCCACCAAAGCGCCATACACCATCGGCATAATAGCGCCACCCGAGATACTCATGATCAATAGCGCTGAACCTATGCTTGTCAGTTTACCCAAACCATCAAGCGCCATCGGCCAAATCGCTGGCCAAACTAGAGCATTGGCTAAGCCAAGTGCCGCAACATAAAGTACCACATTAGGCAGTGCCGTTATTCCCGTCCACGCCAATAAGCTGTTCCATACGCTATAGCTAGTTGTGTCGGCACTTAATAGTAAAGTCGTTAACACCAAACCAAGTAACGCGGAAGCCACCAAGGCATTTTCCTGCGAAATCACGCGCGGGATACAAATCATCCCCAGTACATAACCTAGCATCATAAAGGCCATGGTATAGGCAGTCAGTTGGCCAAAATTCGCCACGCCCATTTCTTTACCAAACAAGCCAATGGTGTCACCGGCAACCACTTCAACGCCGACATAGAAAAATAGCGCGAAGACGCCAAAAATCAGTTTTGGATGACCCAGAATCGCCCAACTATCCTGCGCTTCATCATCACTATCGCTTTCTGCTTCCAGTTCAGGTAACGGTGAAAACTTGATCAAGGCCGCCAAGGCTGACAAGACAATCGCCATAATGATGTACGGCATGACTAGACGTGACGATAACTCAGATAATGCTTGCGCTTTCGCCTCTGGACTTAAGGTGGCTAAATACGCTTCACTAAATTGTGACATATCGCTAAGTACTAGTGCCGTGAATACTAGAGGTGCTAGAAACCCTGCGCCTTTATTGAGAAAACCCATAATACTGATGCGCATCGCCGCTTTGTCTTTATCACCCAATAAAACAATGTAAGGGTTAGCCGCAGTTTGCAAAATGGTTAAGCCAGAAGCGAGCACAAAAAGGGCAATTAAGAAGATACTGTAAGTGCGAAACTCCGCCGCAGGAATAAAAATAAGCGCGCCGACCGCCATTAATAATAATCCCAGCATCATGCCATTTTTATAGCCGGTTCGCTTTAGAATGGCCGCCATGGGTAAGGCAAACACGGTATAAGCTATATAGAAGGCCATGGTCACTAAATAGGCTTCCATATGGTTTAATTCACAGGCGATTTGCAAAAAGGGAATTAACGAGCCATTTAACCAAGTCACAAAACCAAATATAAAAAACAATCCGCCAATGATGGCGATCGGTAAGGCGTTAGACACTTTTGTTGGCATTATTTTCGTCTCCCTTCTTCGATTTATTAACAATCGTTCATTAACAGTCGTTTTTGGACAACAATGAACAGTTAACTTTCATTTACTTTCATAAACTGTATTCACATCTCGAAATAATTGCAAGCATCCATTAAAAATTCCTTTCATTTGCCATTTATACCGCTAAAGCGTCCATAGCCACTTACTAAAGAAATATTAAGAAAGTCACAAAAACACAAATGAAAGATATTGAAAGTTTCATTTTCACTGTTAAGATAAGATCAAAATGTAATCAACACTCACTGCCAATCGAGAAAAAAGATGCCTGATATCCGCGATATAGTTTCCGCTAACCGCAATGGCCAAGCCTGCGGTATTTATTCTGTATGCTCTGCCCACCCTATGGTCATTGAAGCTGCAATCGAACAAGCCAAGCAAGACAATACACCGCTGCTGATTGAAGCAACCGCTAATCAGGTAAATCAATTTGGTGGTTACACAGGCATGTTGCCTGCTGATTTTATGGCATTTGTTGGTGCCATTGCCGACAAGCTTGATTACCCACGTGAGCAGTTAATTTTAGGTGGCGATCATCTTGGCCCAGTCTGTTGGGTTAATGAGCCCGCCGAACAGGCGATGAACAAAGCAGACGCATTAATTGCCAGCTATGTCGCTGCTGGTTTTAAGAAAATTCACTTAGACACCAGTATGCCATGTGCTGATGATCCCAGCTGTTTGCCGGATGAAACAGTAGCGATTCGCGCCGCCCGCCTTTGTGCCATTGCTGAGCAAACCGCAATCAAAACATTTGGCCACGCAGATTTAGTCTATATCGTTGGCACTGAAGTCCCACCGCCGGGTGGCGCCACTGAAGAAATTGATGAATTAGCGCTAACCCCAGTAAGCCGGGTTAAACAAACCTATCAACTACATCAGCAAGCATTTGAGCAAGCGGGGCTTAGCCAAGCGTGGCAACGTGTTGTCGGCTTAGTAGTACAACCAGGGGTTGAGTTTGATCACACCAGCTTAATTGATTATCAATCCGATAAAGCACAGGCACTTAAAGCCTGCGTGCAAGAGCTACCGCAAGTCGTCTATGAAGCGCACTCTACTGACTATCAAAACGATCAGGCCTATATCGATCTAGTCAAAGATCATTTCGCTATTTTAAAAGTAGGCCCGCAATTAACTTTCGCGCTGCGCGAAGCCTTATTTGCACTTAGTTATATTGAAGAGCAGCTTATCGCCAATGAACAGCGCTCTTATCTGCGCGATATTTGTGAGCAGGAAATGCAAGAAATGCCCGCCAATTGGCAACGTTTTTACCCTGTGCCTGCGAGTAAAGGAGAGTTATATCGTCGCTATAGTTACAGTGATCGTATTCGCTACTATTGGCCTAACGAGCGGATTCAAGCGGCGACCGAAACCTTGCTGAGTAACTTGGCGAAAATCGATATCCCACCGCCGCTGATCAGCCAGTTTCTGCCAGAGCAATACCGCGCAATTCGCAATGGCCAATTAACCGCTGACCCTCATGCGTTAGTCAAAGCTAAGATCAAGCAAGTAACTAATAGCTACGCCAATGCCTGCTACGGCCAAGTTGCCAGCTAATCGCAGACGAATAAGTACCAACG
This Thalassotalea euphylliae DNA region includes the following protein-coding sequences:
- a CDS encoding sugar MFS transporter, coding for MPTKVSNALPIAIIGGLFFIFGFVTWLNGSLIPFLQIACELNHMEAYLVTMAFYIAYTVFALPMAAILKRTGYKNGMMLGLLLMAVGALIFIPAAEFRTYSIFLIALFVLASGLTILQTAANPYIVLLGDKDKAAMRISIMGFLNKGAGFLAPLVFTALVLSDMSQFSEAYLATLSPEAKAQALSELSSRLVMPYIIMAIVLSALAALIKFSPLPELEAESDSDDEAQDSWAILGHPKLIFGVFALFFYVGVEVVAGDTIGLFGKEMGVANFGQLTAYTMAFMMLGYVLGMICIPRVISQENALVASALLGLVLTTLLLSADTTSYSVWNSLLAWTGITALPNVVLYVAALGLANALVWPAIWPMALDGLGKLTSIGSALLIMSISGGAIMPMVYGALVESSGNSQSSYWIMLPCYLVILWYAVYGHKIARWSKSKAIAKHV
- a CDS encoding D-tagatose-bisphosphate aldolase, class II, non-catalytic subunit — protein: MPDIRDIVSANRNGQACGIYSVCSAHPMVIEAAIEQAKQDNTPLLIEATANQVNQFGGYTGMLPADFMAFVGAIADKLDYPREQLILGGDHLGPVCWVNEPAEQAMNKADALIASYVAAGFKKIHLDTSMPCADDPSCLPDETVAIRAARLCAIAEQTAIKTFGHADLVYIVGTEVPPPGGATEEIDELALTPVSRVKQTYQLHQQAFEQAGLSQAWQRVVGLVVQPGVEFDHTSLIDYQSDKAQALKACVQELPQVVYEAHSTDYQNDQAYIDLVKDHFAILKVGPQLTFALREALFALSYIEEQLIANEQRSYLRDICEQEMQEMPANWQRFYPVPASKGELYRRYSYSDRIRYYWPNERIQAATETLLSNLAKIDIPPPLISQFLPEQYRAIRNGQLTADPHALVKAKIKQVTNSYANACYGQVAS
- the agaR gene encoding transcriptional repressor AgaR; protein product: MSTLERRQSILSLLQADGRVEVPALAAQFAVSTVTIRTDLNYLDKKGLLVRSHGGAVASERITKALSQELSIGEKKQQNHAIKEAIGERAAQFVEHGDNLIIDSGTTTLEVAKALFAKENLVVMTNGLNIASELAKHPSSEVMVTGGQLRKKSLSFYGRQAEASLSSYRFNKLFLGVDGFDVATGITTHFEPEAHLNRVMCQANVEIIAVADSSKFSKQGLHIICDVADIDVLITDSKLPQAYQQALIDAGIRLELVKAD
- a CDS encoding sulfatase, which encodes MIKTHRVTHAKHFTVSRLGAVFASLAIGLLTGQAQALATTSDSQQSQSSEQPNIVLFLVDDMGWQDTSLAFTAQPTPANQHFRTPNMEALAAKGVKFTQAYSHAVCSPSRVSLMTGQNPTRHHVSNWTKLPDIDHSGSWGPNAAPRDWRTEGLQPNDVTLAKTLQQAGYHTIHVGKAHFGAYGTQGAEPKNLGFDVNIAGHAAGAPASYWGEKNFGNGMEGAEGLPQGVPSLAEYHQKKVHLTDVLTEKAKQEITKAQQTGKPFFLNMAYYAVHTPIEAHPRLVKHYQNKTYQDTDIDIPEVEENYASLVEGMDDSVGGVLQHLEALGIAENTLVVFTSDNGGLSGHSRQTTPRGTELNSHNWPLHSGKGSAYEGGTRVPYIVAWAKPDQQAAMQQALPIAVNKMSYQQVMIEDLFPTLVAVADAKQHLPQGYPLDGMDTRQFWQATDKQVMRPVVFHYPHVWGPHGPGYEPHSAMRLGDWKVIYLYNSRTWLLYDLATDLTEQHNLAQRYPVKLAQLASRLKQELESMDVQWPVNRVTDKDEEMKLPQGSEALLAQH